A genomic stretch from Mya arenaria isolate MELC-2E11 chromosome 10, ASM2691426v1 includes:
- the LOC128204325 gene encoding putative nuclease HARBI1, with protein MTWITGLFTSVNASWPGSCHDAHVFRTSGLCNRLQRDNLCLEDRVLLGDSGYPLRPFLMTPFMNADTPAKERYQLAHTRTRVCIERAFGRLKRRFHLLHSEIRLSPDKACRIATACAILHNVAVMFNMPEVDDVDVIQNIDNNVQDDVGVNVLVVHTPLIFL; from the exons GATTGTTCACAAGTGTCAACGCCAGTTGGCCGGGCTCGTGCCATGATGCACACGTGTTCAGGACATCAGGGCTGTGCAACAGGCTACAACGAGACAATCTATGTCTGGAAGATAGGGTACTGCTTGGAGATAGTGG GTATCCTTTACGGCCATTCCTCATGACGCCGTTTATGAACGCTGACACTCCTGCCAAGGAGAGGTACCAGCTAGCCCATACTAGAACCCGGGTTTGCATAGAAAGGGCCTTTGGTAGGCTCAAGCGGCGCTTCCACCTGCTGCACAGTGAG atcagACTAAGTCCAGACAAGGCCTGTCGCATAGCTACAGCCTGTGCAATTCTACATAATGTAGCAGTTATGTTTAATATGCCAGAGGTAGATGATGTAGATGTCatacaaaacattgataataatgTGCAGGATGATGTTG GAGTCAACGTCCTCGTTGTCCATACGCCTCTCATATTTCTCTAG